One genomic segment of Nodularia sp. LEGE 06071 includes these proteins:
- a CDS encoding glucose 1-dehydrogenase produces MKGLQGKNALVTGATSGIGQAIAVKLAQEGCNIAINYRKTPESGAETEAMAVEKACKDIENCGMRSLLVQGDVSQESDIVTMVNSVVDTFGSLDILINNAGIQTECPSHELTTADFDQVLAVNLRGAFLCARETIKHLLSQNHSGVIINISSVHEIIPRPTYLSYSISKGGMENLTKTLALEYAHRRIRVNAVAPGATVTPINQAWIDDPEKKATVESHIPMCRAGTTEEMAAAVAFLASDDAAYITGQTLFVDGGLSLYADFRENWSA; encoded by the coding sequence ATGAAAGGATTACAAGGCAAAAATGCTTTAGTTACAGGTGCAACTTCAGGCATTGGTCAGGCGATCGCAGTGAAACTGGCCCAAGAAGGCTGTAATATAGCAATTAACTACCGTAAAACCCCAGAATCCGGGGCGGAAACGGAAGCAATGGCAGTAGAAAAAGCCTGTAAAGACATCGAAAATTGTGGAATGCGATCGCTATTAGTACAGGGCGATGTTTCCCAAGAATCAGACATTGTGACAATGGTCAACAGTGTAGTTGACACCTTTGGCAGTTTAGATATTCTAATTAACAATGCCGGCATTCAAACAGAATGCCCATCCCACGAACTGACTACCGCAGACTTCGATCAAGTCCTGGCAGTTAACCTCCGGGGTGCTTTCCTCTGCGCCCGTGAAACTATCAAACATCTTTTATCCCAGAACCATTCCGGGGTAATCATCAATATTTCCAGTGTTCACGAAATTATTCCCAGACCTACATATCTAAGTTATTCCATTAGCAAAGGTGGAATGGAAAACCTCACTAAAACCCTAGCATTAGAATACGCTCATCGACGTATCCGCGTCAATGCCGTAGCACCAGGAGCGACAGTCACACCAATCAATCAAGCTTGGATAGATGACCCAGAAAAAAAGGCAACTGTGGAAAGTCATATTCCCATGTGTCGTGCGGGAACCACTGAAGAAATGGCAGCAGCCGTAGCTTTTTTAGCCTCAGATGATGCCGCTTACATCACAGGTCAAACTTTATTTGTAGACGGTGGACTAAGTTTGTACGCTGACTTCCGCGAAAATTGGTCAGCCTGA